One Oryctolagus cuniculus chromosome 7, mOryCun1.1, whole genome shotgun sequence genomic window, GGTTATGTCCATAAGGGTGAGCAGAGCCGGGTGTGCCACAGCTGAGGGCTcaagcaaggcagtggaggagtaGCCAGCACGCAGGGATGAGAGCCAGGAGAGCTGCCTGGCAAGGAGGGTGGACCCACGGGGCCCCGTGCTGCTCAGAGGtgcaggagagcagagagacGGCTCGAATCGGTCACTTAGGAGAATGTTTTAGGAGTGCTGGGAGCCCTGAGGAATCTTAAGAGGctaagttagagagacagagagggagagacagagacagagaaaggtcttccatccgctggttcactccccaaatggctgcaatggctggagctgggatgatccgaagccaggagccaggagcttcttcaaggtctcccacgtgggtgcaggggctcaagcacttgggccaccttcttctgcttccccaggccatagcagagaactggattggaagtggagcagccgggactagaaccggcgcccatatgggacagcgacttcacccgctgcaccacagtgccggacccagcCCTGAGGGCTCTCCCAGGGTCAGGAGCGCCATCCAGGGTCTATCTATCAGGAGACTCCGCACTATACAAGCTCTTCACTTACAATGCGATCACATCCCATGAACTCATTGTAAAACTGGAAATATTTTGTGAGAAATATATgctagccggcaccgcggctcactaggctaatcctccgcctagcggcgccggcacaccaggttctagtcctggtcggggcaccggattctgtcccggttgcccctcttccaggccagctctctgctgtggccagggagtgcagtggaggatgacccaggtgcttgggccctgcaccccatgggagaccaggagaagcacctggctcctggctcctgccatcggatcagcacggtgcgccggccacagcgcgccggccgcggcggccattggagggtgaaccaacggcaaaaggaagacctttctctctgtctctctctctctcactgtccactctgcctgtccaaaaaaaaaaatatatgcttaGCATAACTCCAGAGAGAAGGCCGTGGgcgccaaggccatggaagctgtGGGGTTCTTGTCATCACCCAAGAAAGGactcaggcgtgagacagagagcagggtgATGCGGCCttattggggacagggcatcgggcagaatggaagggacagagagagcgcccagtcgcTGGGACTGGGGAGAGCGAGGTTCCATGGTCGAGTGGGcagaacacacctgggcaggccaggcgggggcTCAGCAGCGAGCGGAGCTGAGTGCGGTTTGTGTGGACTccaggtttttaagggagtctctttgccccctcccctctcctccaggacaaaggatggggagccTGGCGAAAGGGTGTGTTGGGTGAAAAtcagcaaattcctccccagatttgctggctctgggcagagcagaggggctcccCTTAGAGTGCCTGTGAAGGGTTTAGTGCCCACGTTACCAGGTCAGGGagcccatttggtcctgaggagagagagttctcctgggagcttccttggggtcagggccgggaccacctgggagggcatcagggtctgagcaggacctCGAAGCGCAAGATGCTGGGCCTCTGGGGCTTCCAAAGCAGAGGACGGTGCCTACCTAACAAACATCCCACACTGAAGTCTCCGGCTTGGACCTCgaccctgctcccagctgcttcctgctggtgtgtaccctgggaggcagccggcggtggcccaagtacgtgggctccCGCCAtgtatgtgggaaacccagatgagttctgggttcccggcttcggcctggcacaacCGTGGATGTGGGAGCACTGGGGAGTTTACCAGGCGAATGAAAGATACTtcttgttctgtctttcaaataagtaagtaaaatgatTAATccatttaaacaatatttatttgtttgaaaggtagttacagagaggtcttctatctgctggttcactccccaaatggccacaatggccagagctgagctgactgagagctggatcggaagtggagaagccgggactcgaaccggcgccacaTGGGCAGCGGCtgtacccgctacgccacagcgccggcccccattagCCCATTTTGAAGATGACACGCATTTAATACACCCGCACTGCAGTGCAACCAACAGCACATTGTCACTGTGCCTCTCAGGATCCGAGGCCCAGCCCAGAGCGGGGGACCACACGGCCCTGGGCCTCGGAAAAGTCGGTGTCCACGGAATGCATGTCTCTCTGGGGCCACTGTCAAACTGTAAGTCGAGCCGTCTTAGGCTGGAACCGTCCATGGTTTCTGAGAGAGGACTGTAAAGGTCTGCCAACCAAGTACACAGCGTATTCGCCGGCTAACCGAAGGGCAGCTGGCAGAAGCGGCCACCACCACTGGGGTGGCGCGGAGGCGCCGCGGGGGCCGGGACCCAGACCTCCCGGAGCCCGCACACTGGACAGAGCCGGGGGCCGGCGGCGGGACGGCAAGTGAGGCGCCCTGCCCACGGACCTCGCTGGCCGCCTGCGAGGCAGAGGGTGcgcatggcccagcctcagcgcCGAGGCGCGCAGCAGGTGATCTGGGTTAAACCCAGAGGAGCCGGCGTGGGGTCGGCTTCCTCCAGCACCCTAGAACTCATCCCACGGGGACGCGCGGGGGTGCGGCGGGTGCCCGGCGGGCAGCCTGGGGGTGCGCGAGGACCCTTGCCGCGGAGGCCCCCGGGCCGGCTGCCAGGCCCACCCAGGGAGGGGTCACACCTGGGCCTGCGcctgcctcccacagcccccGGGCGTGAGCCTCCAAGCTGGGCTTTGCAGGCGGGAGGGAGCCACAGTGGCCTTGGGCTCGGGCACCTCTCAACCTCCCGCTTCCCCACGGCTACAGGGATTTCCCCACCTCCCCAAGCCAGTGGGTTCCACTCCTGTGCCACTAGCTGGTGATTTACGGCTCGCTgcatgtctttaattttttttttcctttcttcccaagTAGAGTCAACCCCTCTATTTCTCCTTGGGCTCGTCCAGACTGGTGCTCCCCCCCTACGCCGATCGCTCGCAGTGGAACAGGCCGCCCGGCCTCCTTCCTCACCCCGCAGGCCCGGAAGAGGATGAGTTTGCGTTCAGGGAGAACCAATCGCTCCCCGATGGCACGGAACGGAAGGCGCTGGCGGCGATCGAGGGGCGTGGCAGAGCGATTGGCGCTGTCTGGGCCCTGCGTGCCCTGCGCCCTGCGTGCTCTTTGCGTCTGCGTAGTGCGTCCACCTCCCTTTCTGCCTCCGCTGCCGCCATGGCGCCCGTGGTTAGTATGGCTCCGCGTGAGGCCTGGGCTCCGGGAGAGGCACGTGGGCCTCGAGGGGCCGCCGTCTGCCCAGGCTCCCTGGGGACATCGCTCTGCAGCATCGGGCCCGGCTCGGCTGGCAGGCCGGCCGGAGCGGGCTGGGACAGCGAGCGGGCCCAGCACGTTGTGGGCAGAGGAGGCCGCGGCCTGCGGCCCGGGCTGGGGATCCCGGAGCCCCCGAGGCCGGGGCTCGGGCCCGACGGCCGGCCTCTGCTCTGCGGGGAGCTGGGGCGTGGAGGCTGCGGGCCGGGCGCGCCTTTGGCTCGGGGGCCTGGTTcttggggaggagagggagctgtCTGTCGGGCCGCCCCCGCCCGGGCGAGTGGGCTCGGGGGGCGCAGGGTGGCCTGGGGAGGCCGGACTCGGAGGGCGCTGCTCGCACCCCCGGGCGAGTGTACGGGGGCGTAGCCGAGCCGACCGCTCTTGAGCAGGCGGGGGCCAGCGCCAGCCTCCCTCAGCCCGGCCGGGATGGGCCGTGCGGCGCTGCCTGCGGAAAGCCGGCTCGGAGCTGAACTCTGGTGTTGGGGGTCCTGGGCCAGCATTTCCGGTTCTCTCTTGTGCTCGGCGGCCTTGTGAATGCCTCTGCGCTGTGTGCTTGTGGTTCCGGAGTCGTTTCTGTAACGCTGGGTGTTGGAGACGTTGACCCACAGAGTGCAGGGTTTAGGCGAAGTCCTTTTAGACGGAGAGGGCCGGGAGGGGAGGCGTGTCCCCGGAAAGGCTTATCTAGAGTTTGCTAAGCTTTAAAAGGTGGATGCACGGGTAAGTACGCAGGTTTGGGAGGTGTCAGTGAGGTCGGAGGCCTGTTGGTTTGCAGGTGCATTCGTGGGTTAAACCCATCCCGAGGCCAGGAACTGACGGTGCTCGTAATACGGGCCGAGCTGGGGCGGCTCCCCGAGCtgcccctgggaggggaggggaggcagaatgCGGGGGACAGTTCCAGCGGGTGGGGACCCGGGGCCAGGGTCGGGGTGAGCAGTAAGCCTGGGGTGAGGTGGCAGACCAAGGGACGCCTTCGTTTGGTGGTTCATCACTGACGCTGCTGTCCGGGGACCGGGCAGAGCTTGTCATCAGAAAGGCACGAGCCTCAGGTCCCGGCTCAGCACTGGTCAGCACCTTCCTTTAGTTCCCCCGTGGATCCCGCACCTCTGGGCCCTGGCGCCCCGACACCGTTCCGGCTTTCGGCCGCCGGCGTCCTCACCGCTGTTGTTTGCTTTCTCAGAAAAAGCTTGTGGCGAAGGGGGGCAAAAAAAAGAAGCAGGTCCTGAAGTTCACCCTGGACTGCACCCACCCTGTGGAAGACGGGATCATGGACGCGGCCAACTTCGTAAGTGGGGGGGCTCCAAGGCTGCACCCCcacaggcggggcggggcggggcgggctgcagcagccaggagctggggaagcGTTGGTTTGCTGCCTCCTGTTTGCAGGGTCGGGCACCTGAGAACCAGGCAGCCTCGCTGGAGCCGCGTACCCCTGGGTTTCCGGCACGTGTGGTGGGCCTGGGGCTCCCCCTGCAGTGTCAGGGCGCGGCCAGGCGCAGGCTGCCCTTCCTGAAGAcgattcatttatgtgaaaggcagagttagagggagacagagcgagcctccatctgctgatgtgttccccaggtggccacgacggccagggctgcagccgaagcaggagcctggagcagcgTCCTGGTGTCCCCCACGGGCGGGCAGCAGGCgtccagcacttgggccctaCTCGCTGTGTGCCCAGGCGCGCtcgtagggagctgggttggaggttGAGCAGCTGGGTGGGAACGTGGTGCCCCTCCCTGAACTTTGGTTTATTTGGAAGCTAAAGGGACAGCCAGAGCCTCCATCCGCCGGTCTGTGCCCTGACGCCGTCAGGAGCGCAGAAGCCGCgtggcagggtcccagctgcttcctcccagggagtgcattagccAGTGGAATCCGCACTGGGCTGGGGCCTGAACGCAGGCCCCCGGGTGTGCACTGTGGGCGTCCCGTCCGGCGTCAGATGCGGTGCCCTAGGCCTGCCGCTGAGGCTTGCCATGGACAGACCCCGTGCTGTGCTTGGAGTGGTTGGTGAGGTGTTGCACCGGGTACTGGTTCCCCCCATACTTGGCCCTCGTAGTCTCTCCCTCTTCAGTCTGGAAGTACAGAGTCGTCCCCTGCGTGCTGCAGCTGCACGTCGCCGGCCGGCTTGTGGCCGCACGTGGACGTTGCAGACTTGGCGGAAGTCTCCTGAGTTCACATTCGCTCCGCAGTCTCCAGCGAGTCACTGGCCGCCGAGATCAGTGTCTTAGATGGTTTTCAAACACACGCAGGCTTGGCCCGTGGCGGCCAGTTAACGCGGAGCTCGCTGGCCTGTGTCGGTCTGGACGTCCGTGCCCTTGGCTCTCGCTCTGTCCAGTGACTTCCTGCTTTGCCCTGACCTCTTCCCTCCTCACCGCGGTGGCTCTCTCCAGCTGTGTCTGTGATGGTCTTGTcacgcctgccccgccccccggcgGCGTCTCCACCTGGGAACTTTTgctgggcagagcagggctgAGTCACTCTGCTCCCCTCGTGATTCATACTTGtattggagggtttttttttaaataaaaatgtatttatttacttaaaaggcagagttacagagatcttgcgttgctgtttcattccccgaGTGGCAGCTGTgattgtggctgggccaggccacagccaggagcctggagctccgtcctggtctcccagatgggtggcagccgccttcagctgcttcccaggtgccttagggAGCCGGCGCggaggtggggcagctggaacttggaCGGGGCCAGCTGGGATTCCCGCGCTGCAGGGTGCGgggtaacccactgcaccgcaacaccagcctctttttttcttgaagatttatttatttcaaagagtgacGGAGGtctcaaatgcttgcaagaaCCTGAggtaggccaggccgaagccagcagccaggaattcgcCAGGGTTTCCCACCTGAGTGGGAacccacctgcctcccaggtgcagtcacagggaactgaattggaaacaCAGTAGCCGGGAGGCAACTAGACAGGCCATGGCCCCGTGTCAGTTTCAAAGACAATGATAGTTTGGAGCTGAAAATGACTTCCTTTGTTGCAATAGTAAGGGAAAAAACCCCTTGGACCAGGAGCCGGCAGTGCATGGGGGAGAGGCAGTGCATGGGGGAGAGCCGCTTGCCCAGGCTCAGGCGCGGGCCTGGGAGGGTGGTCACCGCCTGGCTGAGGCCGCCGCCCCGTGGCTGTGCTGGGGGTGTGCGTTTTCTTTCCTCCGGGTGGACTGAGAACACGCAGTTGGACTGATCTGTTGTCTGTGAACAGTCTGGCCTTGGTTTTCCAGTGTGCTCTTGACTGGGGCACTGGTGTGGTGACCGTGTGCAGGCAGCCTGACATGGTTTTGTGGCCATGCGGTCTCACCGTGCAGGAGCATGCGCAGACGCGGTGGAACAGGCTGTACGTGAATAATAGCTACAGgtttgctatctttttttttaaagatttatttatttatttgaaaggcagagctacagagagagggaaagacagagaggttttcca contains:
- the RPL22 gene encoding large ribosomal subunit protein eL22 isoform X1; this translates as MAQPQRRGAQQSQPLYFSLGSSRLVLPPYADRSQWNRPPGLLPHPAGPEEDEFAFRENQSLPDGTERKALAAIEGRGRAIGAVWALRALRPACSLRLRSASTSLSASAAAMAPVVSMAPREAWAPGEKKLVAKGGKKKKQVLKFTLDCTHPVEDGIMDAANFEQFLQERIKVNGKAGNLGGGAVTIERSKSKITVTSEVPFSKRYLKYLTKKYLKKNNLRDWLRVVANSKESYELRYFQINQDEEEEEDED
- the RPL22 gene encoding large ribosomal subunit protein eL22 isoform X2, with translation MAQPQRRGAQQSQPLYFSLGSSRLVLPPYADRSQWNRPPGLLPHPAGPEEDEFAFRENQSLPDGTERKALAAIEGRGRAIGAVWALRALRPACSLRLRSASTSLSASAAAMAPVKKLVAKGGKKKKQVLKFTLDCTHPVEDGIMDAANFEQFLQERIKVNGKAGNLGGGAVTIERSKSKITVTSEVPFSKRYLKYLTKKYLKKNNLRDWLRVVANSKESYELRYFQINQDEEEEEDED